One Drosophila willistoni isolate 14030-0811.24 chromosome 2R unlocalized genomic scaffold, UCI_dwil_1.1 Seg167, whole genome shotgun sequence DNA segment encodes these proteins:
- the LOC6642333 gene encoding pseudouridine-5'-phosphatase, with amino-acid sequence MAAKPRFSPVTHVIFDNDGTLMDSENIFASAMNNILEKFGYTYTYEMKLKYMGKPGTEIAKSLIKQLDLPISKKDFMKLLAVIIKTSAQNVKLMPGVRDLLLHLHEYRINMAIATSSSKATFDIKAKPHCRLMPVFHHVVCGDDPELMRGRGKPKPDIFFLAASRFNPPPRPENCLVFEDSPNGLQAGVAAGMQVVMIPDPRVPYKLRKGATQVLDSMADFDPEDFGLPAYDCCSKFEFG; translated from the exons ATGGCGGCTAAACCACGCTTCAGTCCAGTCACTCATGTCATCTTCGATAATGATGGAACCTTAATGG ATAGCGAGAATATTTTTGCAAGTGCCATGAATAATATTCTGGAAAAGTTTGGGTATACCTATACctatgaaatgaaattaaaatatatgggCAAACCGGGTACAGAGATTGCCAAATCTTTGATTAAGCAACTTGACTTGCCCATATCAAAAAAGGACTTTATGAAACTGTTGGCGGTCATTATAAAGACAAGTGCCCAGAATGTTAAACTAATGCCTGGAGTCAGAGATCTTCTACTCCATTTGCATGAGTATAGGATTAATATGGCTATAGCCACAAGTTCATCGAAGGCCACCTTTGACATCAAAGCTAAGCCGCATTGTCGACTAATGCCTGTCTTCCATCATGTTGTTTGTGGTGATGATCCGGAACTGATGCGTGGTCGGGGTAAACCTAAACCGGATATATTCTTTCTAGCCGCTTCACGCTTTAATCCACCGCCTCGACCCGAGAATTGTTTGGTATTCGAAGACTCACCAAATGGCCTTCAGGCGGGTGTAGCTGCAGGCATGCAAGTAGTCATGATACCCGATCCCCGAGTGCCATATAAACTAAGAAAAGGAGCCACCCAAGTGTTGGACTCCATGGCTGACTTCGATCCAGAGGATTTTGGTCTGCCCGCTTATGATTGTTGTTCGAAATTCGAATTCGGCTAA
- the LOC6642321 gene encoding probable pseudouridine-5'-phosphatase, translating into MCKRNCSSCRKPPPGCARCCAPSVVNCIFDLESAVFDTRHIYQRACIELVASYNRTIPEALLMRIAAMETQEMAELICHKCKIPLSWEMFLLLVNERAAEMIANPPLMNGVEKLLRHLDKCCIRMALVTSCPSELFLKKIRGQEELFELFCTILCADDPDLVNSLPKPEPDILLKAMHHLGEATRDSTLVFDGSLKGLQAANDARLPVIMPAERDLPCCWSELATKRLETLEEFQPEEFGIPPYKCDEPPPSPVKKTKQRKSKQTKGPRRNSVKSVKDEASEANEEQAGEEEQE; encoded by the exons ATGTGTAAAAGAAATTGTAGTAGTTGCCGCAAACCGCCGCCAGGATGTGCCCGCTGCTGTGCCCCATCTGTGGTGAATTGCATTTTCGATCTAGAAAGCGCAGTGTTTG ACACACGTCACATTTATCAACGCGCCTGCATCGAATTGGTTGCCAGCTATAATCGCACAATACCGGAAGCTCTTCTGATGCGAATAGCAGCCATGGAAACCCAGGAGATGGCCGAATTGATTTGCCACAAATGTAAAATCCCATTGTCGTGGGAAATGTTTCTATTATTGGTCAATGAACGCGCCGCCGAAATGATAGCAAATCCTCCACTAATGAACGGTGTGGAGAAACTACTGCGGCATCTTGATAAATGTTGCATACGCATGGCCCTCGTGACCTCGTGTCCAAGTGAGCTCTTTTTGAAAAAGATACGTGGCCAGGAGGAGCTCTTCGAGCTCTTTTGTACCATATTGTGTGCAGATGATCCCGATTTGGTCAATTCGTTGCCCAAACCAGAACCAGACATCCTCTTGAAGGCCATGCATCATCTGGGCGAGGCCACTAGAGATTCCACTTTAGTCTTCGATGGCAGTCTTAAGGGTCTGCAGGCAGCTAACGATGCTCGCTTGCCTGTGATCATGCCAGCCGAAAGGGATTTGCCTTGTTGCTGGTCTGAGTTGGCTACAAAGCGTCTAGAGACGCTCGAAGAATTTCAACCCGAGGAGTTTGGCATACCACCCTACAAATGCGATGAGCCACCACCAAGTCCTGTAAAGAAAACCAAGCAACGCAAAAGTAAGCAGACAAAGGGTCCAAGACGAAACTCGGTGAAGTCAGTAAAAGATGAAGCCTCAGAAGCCAACGAAGAACAAGCAGGGGAAGAAGAGCAAGAATAA
- the LOC6642324 gene encoding uncharacterized protein LOC6642324 — protein sequence MNRSMSVKRIVNHSMIGGRFFILILLFGQPSWALLAFEGSCPSNMTAVADLDMDRLLGRWYTHSMYPNLSLKVPKCQSVDFVKVDDIIAVKSTQLGTKTGTLKIRVDEIKNVEPALGKYDLVGGDKKAFPDGITIYVLDTDYENFIIRYLCFDSNNIINFQWAVIQTRHRLPSSETVFKAQALARDSGILISKMIKIRQDACPPDS from the exons ATGAACAGGTCGATGAGCGTCAAAAGAATAGTTAACCATTCGATGATTGGCGGCAGATTCTTCATTCTAATTCTTTTATTTGGTCAACCATCATGGGCCCTCTTGGCCTTTGAAGGCTCTTGTCCAAGCAATATGACAGCTGTAGCTGATTTGGATATGGATCGTTTACTTGGCAGATGGTATACACACTCAATGTATCCTAATCTATCACTAAAGGTACCGAAATGTCAGTCAGTTGACTTTGTAAAAGTGGATGATATAATTGCTGTTAAATCGACTCAGCTAGGCACTAA AACTGGAACTCTGAAGATACGCGTAGACGAGATTAAGAACGTTGAACCAGCCTTAGGAAAATATGATTTGGTTGGCGGTGATAAAAAGG CCTTTCCGGATGGCATCACAATCTACGTACTGGATACAGATTATGAAAACTTTATCATACGATATTTGTGCTTCGATTCGAATAACATTATAAATTTTC AATGGGCTGTTATACAAACTCGACATCGTTTGCCTTCGTCAGAGACAGTATTCAAAGCTCAAGCTTTGGCCAGAGACTCGGGTATTTTAATAAGTAAAATGATTAAAATACGACAAGATGCTTGTCCTCCAGATTCATAA
- the LOC124460294 gene encoding apolipoprotein D-like gives MQHLRLFLVWACLWGAAIDANLPKEQGCEQPNNYMHKFDINKYLGTWYTQSRTPFFGERIARCTRQSVSRTKSKGNWTYVSKLWEIRHESTKPSLRNIPLTDLRNGTYEMQTKVDEKGSRAFVLDTDYTHYAVRYNCFDIVGYISFDSWVIETRQPNPPKKYIKKAISVLKAANLRYEDMMTVDQKNCSSIQKPKHKPKPIPKVQPKLRTRH, from the exons ATGCAGCATTTAAGACT TTTTCTTGTTTGGGCATGTCTTTGGGGAGCTGCTATCGATGCTAATCTTCCCAAGGAGCAAGGCTGTGAGCAGCCAAATAATTATATGCATAAATTTGACATCAATAAATATCTAGGAACCTGGTATACCCAATCAAGAACTCCATTTTTTGGTGAGCGTATAGCCAGATGCACACGCCAATCGGTTAGTAGGACTAAGAGTAAAGGTAATTGGACATATGTTTCAAAACTATGGGAAATACGACACGA GAGTACGAAGCCAAGTTTAAGAAATATTCCATTGACTGACTTAAGAAACGGAACCTATGAAATGCAAACGAAAG TCGATGAAAAAGGTTCAAGGGCATTCGTCTTAGATACTGACTATACTCATTATGCTGTTCGTTATAATTGTTTCGATATAGTTGGCTATATATCATTTG ATTCGTGGGTGATCGAGACACGTCAGCCCAATccaccaaaaaaatatataaaaaaagctATAAGTGTATTAAAAGCGGCTAACTTGCGCTATGAGGATATGATGACTGTTGatcaaaaaaattgtagtagCATTCAGAAACCGAAACATAAACCAAAACCGATACCAAAAGTTCAACCGAAGCTTAGAACACGGCACTAA
- the LOC6642322 gene encoding probable pseudouridine-5'-phosphatase — protein MAESELVAKTSSRQCCFQPVTHCIFELDGLLIDSDRLYTQTVQKILDPFGHIYGFDQKVRCMGKHMSEIADMIIASYDLPYSRAQFQRLLRIHSRDQMHKVNLRPGVERLLRHLQATHVPMAIGSSSTREFYELIARPHKELFQCFHHAVFGSSDSEVKLSKPAPDIFLLAASRFEDKPRPERCLVFEHSLLGMQAGLAAGMQVVLIPDPLLSTQLSAPATLRLRSMEAFRPQYFGLRPLEMK, from the coding sequence atggCAGAATCGGAACTGGTTGCCAAAACATCTTCGCGACAATGTTGCTTTCAGCCTGTAACCCATTGTATTTTCGAATTGGATGGGCTGCTAATCGATAGCGATCGTTTGTATACACAGACAGTACAAAAGATACTCGATCCCTTTGGCCATATCTATGGATTTGACCAGAAAGTACGATGTATGGGTAAACATATGTCAGAGATAGCGGATATGATAATAGCCAGCTATGACTTACCCTACAGTCGGGCGCAATTTCAGCGACTGCTGCGCATACACAGTCGAGATCAGATGCATAAGGTCAACTTGAGGCCAGGGGTCGAACGTTTGTTACGTCATTTGCAGGCCACCCACGTGCCCATGGCAATCGGGAGTAGCTCAACGAGAGAGTTTTACGAGTTGATTGCTCGTCCGCATAAGGAACTTTTTCAGTGCTTTCATCACGCAGTCTTTGGCAGCTCAGATTCGGAGGTGAAGCTTAGTAAACCTGCTCCAGATATATTCCTATTGGCCGCCTCACGTTTCGAAGATAAACCACGGCCGGAACGTTGTTTGGTCTTTGAACATTCGCTGTTGGGCATGCAGGCTGGACTGGCGGCTGGTATGCAAGTGGTGCTCATACCCGATCCTCTGCTATCAACACAACTGAGTGCTCCTGCCACGCTAAGATTACGCTCTATGGAGGCTTTCAGGCCGCAGTATTTTGGTTTGAGGCCACTCGAAATGAAATAA
- the LOC6642326 gene encoding apolipoprotein D yields the protein MNHHYQLVYKVIFLIWLCGNCKAQLPFPGQCPEVKIMDTFDLNAYLGIWYEYSKYPFVFEIGKKCIYANYGIIDNSTVSVVNAAINRFTGNPSNVTGTAKVIAPAQLAVTFSANQQATKPNYLVLGTDYTSYAVVYSCSSATPLANLRIVWILTRQPQPKQDAIDAAFKILDDNKLSRSLLIDTIQNDNCPQLDENGTAINLQSDNVDPIDEFATTVLPDAIAKA from the exons ATGAATCATCATTATCAGCTGGT ATACAAAGTGATATTTCTAATCTGGTTATGTGGAAATTGTAAGGCTCAGTTGCCATTTCCTGGTCAATGTCCAGAGGTTAAAATAATGGATACATTCGATTTGAATGCG TATTTGGGAATTTGGTACGAGTATTCGAAATATCCATTTGTCTTTGAAATAGgcaaaaaatgtatttatgcCAACTATGGAATTATTGATAATAGCACAGTTTCTGTAGTCAATGCGGCCATCAATCGTTT CACTGGCAACCCGAGCAATGTTACAGGAACGGCGAAAGTTATAGCACCAGCTCAATTGGCTGTCACTTTCTCTGCCAATC AACAAGCAACTAAACCCAATTATCTGGTATTGGGCACCGATTACACATCATATGCCGTTGTCTATAGCTGCAGCAGTGCAACGCCATTGGCTAATCTAA GAATTGTTTGGATATTGACACGTCAACCGCAACCCAAACAGGATGCCATCGATGCGGCTTTCAAAATTTTAGATGATAATAAGCTATCAAGATCATTGCTTATCGATACCATACAAAACGATAATTGTCCTCAATTGGATGAAAATGGCACTGCTATTAATCTACAATCGGATAATGTCGATCCAATAGACGAATTTGCTACAACTGTTCTGCCCGATGCCATAGCCAAGGCATGA
- the LOC6642323 gene encoding 4-coumarate--CoA ligase 1 yields MHFRSIAYDAKSKIWSNSSPQTDYFAPDLSIGEIIFHEMRRHPQLIAQISDTEKTILTRENLQMNSMRVASYMRKLRLQQSDIVEFKEETIKKAFGQTKPSLIFCDGDVYDKICAATANFKVKIITLTNHKINSLDIEQVLDTPIEKGFKPARLEKGIDQTLAILCTSGTTGFPKAVTISNSRKIFTSSDNLTTADVQYAYTTLEWIGGLHTIVSSGVYSTTRIIADDEFDPSRELHRIEKYKVTWWRLSPIMVIGLEKTEKFHKTNFASVDYCIIGGDRCPVPVVERFRNRLKAKSVALTYGLSEFGFMVTTNFHLDIKPTSVGCLQCGYKLKILDEQGKILGPNEVGEVLMYSGQYWGGYYGNPEETQRVYDSERWYHTGDMGYVDNDGFLYIIDRKEDMLRYNLSTYFPNEIQNVIEQISDVVEVCVFGLCMDANADIPAAVVVKKKGSKLQAQDVVDYVKEHVEENYKHMDGKVLIVENLIRALGGKINRRVNKEYFLRVMNGN; encoded by the exons ATGCATTTTCGATCCATTGCCTATGATGCTAAGAGCAAAATTTGGAGTAATTCGTCTCCTCAGACTGACTATTTTGCCCCGGATCTGTCCATCGGGGAAATAATCTTTCATGAGATGCGAAGACATCCCCAACTTATAGCTCAG ATTTCTGATACGGAAAAGACAATTTTAACGCGTGAGAACCTTCAAATGAACTCAATGCGAGTGGCCAGCTATATGCGGAAGTTAAGGCTACAGCAATCGGATATTGTCG AATTTAAGGAGGAGACAATTAAAAAGGCTTTTGGACAAACAAAACCATCTCTGATATTCTGCGATGGAGATGTGTACGATAAAATTTGTGCTGCTACAGCAAATTTCAAAGTCAAAATTATTACATTGACCAATCATAAAATTAATTCGTTGGACATTGAACAAGTTCTAGACACTCCAATAGAGAAAGGCTTTAAGCCCGCTCGTCTTGAGAAGGGAATTGATCAAACATTAGCAATACTTTGTACGTCAGGTACAACTGGTTTTCCCAAAGCTGTAACTATATCCAACAGCCGGAAAATTTTCACTTCAAGCGA TAATCTTACAACCGCTGATGTCCAATATGCATATACCACTTTGGAATGGATTGGAGGACTACACACTATCGTGTCTTCTGGAGTTTATTCGACCACCCGCATCATAGCAGACGATGAGTTTGATCCCAGCAGGGAACTTCATAGGATTGAGAAATATAAGGTAACCTGGTGGCGACTGAGTCCAATCATGGTCATTGGTCTGGAAAAGACCGAGAAATTTCACAAAACCAACTTTGCGAGTGTAGACTACTGCATCATTGGGGGGGATCGCTGTCCAGTGCCGGTCGTTGAACGATTTCGCAATCGTTTGAAGGCCAAATCAGTGGCGCTTACATATGGACTTAGTGAGTTTGGATTTATGGTCACCACAAACTTCcatttggatataaaacccacTTCCGTTGGATGTTTACAATGTGGCTACAAACTAAAGATACTCGACGAACAGGGCAAAATCTTGGGACCCAACGAAGTCGGCGAAGTACTTATGTATAGTGGTCAGTATTGGGGCGGTTATTACGGAAATCCTGAAGAAACGCAAAGAGTATATGATTCGGAAAGATGGTACCACACCGGCGACATGGGATATGTCGATAACGATGGATTTCTATATATAATTGATCGAAAAGAGGATATGCTAAGATACAACTTATCGACGTATTTTCCCAATGAAATTCAAAATGTCATTGAGCAAATATCTGATGTAGTTGAAGTCTGTGTCTTTGGCTTGTGTATGGATGCCAATGCTGATATacctgctgctgttgtagtAAAGAAAAAAGGTAGCAAGCTTCAAGCCCAAGATGTGGTGGACTATGTAAAGGAACATGTGGAAGAAAACTATAAGCATATGGATGGCAAGGTGCTGATTGTAGAAAATTTAATTCGAGCTCTGGGTGGCAAAATTAATCGAAGGGTTAATAAGGAATACTTTTTAAGGGTTATGAATGGCAATTAG
- the LOC6642332 gene encoding dynein light chain 1, cytoplasmic codes for MSDRKAVIKNADMSEEMQQDAVDCATQALEKYNIEKDIAAYIKKEFDKKYNPTWHCIVGRNFGSYVTHETRHFIYFYLGQVAILLFKSG; via the coding sequence ATGTCGGATCGCAAGGCGGTTATTAAGAATGCGGATATGAGTGAAGAGATGCAGCAGGATGCTGTCGACTGTGCCACCCAAGCATTGGAGAAATACAACATAGAAAAGGACATTGCGGCATATATCAAAAAGGAGTTCGACAAGAAATACAATCCCACCTGGCATTGTATTGTCGGACGTAACTTTGGTTCATATGTGACGCACGAGACTCGTCActttatctatttctatctgGGACAGGTGGCCATTTTGCTTTTCAAGAGCGGTTAA
- the LOC6642325 gene encoding transforming growth factor beta-1-induced transcript 1 protein-like — protein MSEQIVCYKCNEVITQRMITALGKTWHPEHFLCLHCESQIQDATFNIHNGEPVCAKCFVERYTHICAGCKEPIMERTICALGENWHDKCFCCDGACKKPLVDQTFFERQGKVYCKQDYEDAFAAKCAKCEKPITDSALVAMNMKWHRDCFCCNRCENPITSQTFTVVDDKPICPACQ, from the coding sequence ATGAGCGAACAAATTGTGTGCTACAAATGTAACGAGGTCATCACACAGAGAATGATCACAGCTTTGGGTAAGACTTGGCATCCAGAGCACTTTCTGTGCCTTCACTGTGAGTCCCAGATCCAGGATGCCACTTTCAATATTCACAATGGTGAGCCAGTTTGTGCCAAGTGCTTTGTGGAACGGTATACTCACATTTGTGCCGGCTGCAAGGAGCCCATAATGGAACGCACTATCTGTGCCCTGGGTGAGAATTGGCATGATAAGTGCTTTTGCTGCGATGGAGCCTGCAAGAAACCTTTGGTCGATCAGACATTCTTCGAACGTCAGGGCAAGGTGTATTGCAAGCAGGACTACGAGGATGCGTTTGCTGCCAAGTGCGCCAAGTGCGAGAAGCCAATCACAGATAGCGCTTTGGTGGCCATGAATATGAAGTGGCATCGCGATTGCTTCTGTTGCAATCGATGCGAGAATCCCATTACTAGTCAGACTTTCACCGTGGTCGATGATAAGCCCATCTGTCCAGCCTGCCAGTAA